From the Papaver somniferum cultivar HN1 chromosome 2, ASM357369v1, whole genome shotgun sequence genome, the window CTTAAGGCCCGGTCGGATCTGATGGACTGGGGATTACGACCTGAGTTACATTTGAGACAAGAGGGAGACAAAGTAGTGGTGCCAACAGCTTCTTTTGCCATGTCGCCAAAAGAAAAGGAATCTTTTTGTAGAACTTTGAAGGATATTAAGGTTCCCGATGGATACTCATCAAACATTTCTCGGTGTGTGAACGTTAAGGATCGAAAGATTATGGGTCTGAAAAGTCATGACTATCATGTACTAATGGAGTATTTATTGCCGATTGCGTTACATGGACACTTGTATGGGTATATATTGGAAGCATTGAGTGGGTTATGTATGTTTTTCAAAGTGTTGTGCACACGGGTTCTCAAGATAGAGGATCTGGATAAACTACAAGATAGAATTGCAATTACTTTGTGCAAGTTGGAAAGAATATTTCCCCCATCTTTTTTTGTTGTGATGATGCATTTGCCCATTCATCTACCACAACAAGCAAAGGATGCAGGTCCAGTTCAGTATAGGTGGATGTATCCGATCGAGAGGTAAGGGTATTCATTTATTTTATGTACAATACTTGTCTAACTACATTGATGACTTGGgttaatatttatttttgtaaaatcttaaTATATGATCGCTATTTTTGCATCCTTTGAAATCTTATTGTAATTACTTTAGGTATATGCGTAAGTTGAAGTCTTTTGTGCGGAATAAAGCTTGCCTCGAAGGATCGATGGCTGAAGCATACCTCATAGATGAATGTATCACTTTTTGTACGCGTTACTTGAATAGTGTTGTTACAAAATTTAATAAACTTGAAAGGAACGATGATGATGAGGCGCCACAACCTGATGATCgatttatagttttcaaacaaTTCGGTAGTCCCCTTGGAGCTGAAACTTGGGGACAACTTACGGAGTCAGAGATGAAACAAATCTAACTTTATGCTTTGCTGAATACCAAAGAAGTGCAGCCATATGAGGAGTACGCGTGTGATTTATTTGTGTTCTGATAGCCATTAACTTGTTCATGATCTATTAATATTTTAGCACTGTTGTGGTTAACTATGTTAAGCACTGCACCTGCAGGGAGCACAAAGGAGAGCTGCGAAGCCGTGGCCTAAGAGATGCCGAGGTTAATAGAAGACacaccaaagaatttcctgaTTGGTTTGAAACTAAATTAAGTATCGATATATCATTGTAACACAATTTCCTTTGCGATTTTAATGATTTTCACTTCGTTTTTTTCGTCATTTAAGAACATCTCTATGTATGTATGAATAGATATACCAATTGCATAAAGATGGTCAGGTGAGTGATAAACTATATTCTTTGAGTCAAGGTCCTGCTAAAGAATGTTTGAGTTACAATGGCTACATTATCAACGGGTTTAGATTTCATACAAGAGAGTGGGAGAGTCGACGAAAGTCACAGAATAGTGGACTATGTGTCCATCGGGAAGACGAAGGTGTagctgaagatgaaaatgattttTATGGAGTTGTGAATAATATTATCGAGGCCCGGTATGTGGGTCAACTCCGAGTTCTTCTTTTCAAATGCGATTGGCGGACGATTGCAGGAACAGATGAGTTTGGATTTACTAGTGTCCATATGAGTAGAAGATATTATGTGAATGAACCGTTTATATTAGCATCTCAAGCCCAACAGGTTTTCTATATCAAGGATGTATATAATCAACAAAAGGAAGTGGTTATAAAAACACAACCTCGTCGGTCTTTCAATATTCCAGAAATAGATTCGGTTGGGGAGACTGAAATAGAAACCTCGAGTGCTAGTGAGGCATATCAAGAATGGCATTCAATTTATTCGATAAAAGATCTTAGAGGAGAACCATTCAAGTTAATCAATTATGAATATGTATGAATATCCTTCATTTCGTCTTTGGAATCTGTGGTAGGTTTATAAAAATTTAATCATTAGCTAAATAGCTTCTTTCCTTTTGTTATTTGTGTATGtgattttctttgttgattttgttaattATAGAGTATGATGTCTCTCTGAAACGGGAATGCAACTGCTCTGTTTCTCTTCTTGTCTCCACTGTAAGTTATCTCTCTCCCTATGTTCTTTTGATCTTGTCCATTAAAGGGATGATAAATTTCATCAAGGTCTTACAGAATTTAGACATTAATGTCTTCTTTCAGAATCTAATAGCAAATTTTGGGTTAATTATGGTTCATGCTTTGCTTAATTAGGTTTCTTGAATTATCATCTTTCTTGTTTTACCGACACCAATGGTGATCGTTAATTCCTCTTAGTAATTTAATTTAACCAACGATTTCAATCTACTTCTATTTCTTGATAATGACCATCATAATCTGCATAGTGACATTCCGTGGAATCAGAAAAAACAAACGGACTCAACAATTCTCAGGTGTTCCTTACATCATGACCTTGCTCAATTGCCTTCTCTCTGGATGGTATAAATCTCTCTGCCTCTCTATCTCTCTATAACATGATTGATGATTGTTGTGTGCTATTCTATTTTAAAATGAATGGAATAAAGAATAGCATAGGTATAACAATTCTGTGACATGATTGATGGAATATGCGATTCAAAAATGAGACTGCTAGTAGTATGTCGAGTTCACGTTTATTTTTTTCCCCTTATTATGCCTTCATTAGGATAACTTCTGGGAGATGGGAAATACTGGTCACTTCACTCAGAATTTCAATTGATAACAATTATGACCCAACATGCATTGAGATATGGAATCTTGTTTTTCAGGTAAAAACTTCGCCTATGAAAAATGTTTTTCTTAGTAGTTCATTTGCGATCACTTCATTGTTGTTCAAACAGAGTGTAAAGTATTGTCGGTGGTCATTGGTGGCGTAAATATGGGAAATAAGTGCTAAAGTTTGCAGTAATGCTACCAAACGGCAAAAACGAAGGACTCGAGGTATCCTACAAAACCTGTATCCAACTCGCTTTATCATGAGTTACGTGATAGTAAATGCGACAGCGACTGGGAGATCGATGGAAATTTTGGTGCCATGTGCCAACGATGTGGGCCTTATCCCAAATGTTCTAATTGAGGTGAGTTAGAACTCCTCCAAAGGCATAACACAAACTAGAAATGCAAACCCATAAACTGAGTATTTATTCCTCCATCCCTGTCCCAATACTATTTATTGGTATGCCTATTTGTTTTGTTCATTTCCATTTTCTCGTAACCATGAACTGAGTATGCAAGTTAAGATTCCATCAATCAATGACGTTCTATACTAACTTTGGTTTGTTGTAGATTTTCGATGATGATAGATGGTAGGAATTAAATGCTACGGAGCAATAAAGGGTCGTTCTGGACCAGAAGCAATCAAATACATTTCCACTGTAGATGGTGCACCATTTATGTCCAAGTTGTGTACAACTTTGGTAGTCTGAGAGCATCACCTTTTGATTGTTTTTGGAGAGTGTTTTTTTCTTGTTGCTGTAAATGACTGGATCATTTTTGTGAACTTGATTTCATAAATGAGAACGTATTTTGGGACGAAAAGGTGTGTGAATGAATGTATAAAAGGGTAAAGGGAAAGGCATCCTGCCAAAGAAACTAAAAAAGTACATTTCCAAATTTTCAAACTTTAGCAACGTTTTTTAAGCGTTATTATTGGGTAATTATGCTACCGTTGGAATTTTCTTCTAGAAACGGTTTTCTAGACGTCGAGAAAACATTTGGGACGGCCTATCAGAACTGTCCCTAAAACTCAGAACCGTTCCTAGAAGTATTAGTGACGGCCTGTTAGAACCGTCCTTagtagtattagtgacggtggatctTGGGACGGTAAAAGAACCGTCCCTAATACCTTTTTGGGACAATTTTAGGCCTTTTGGGACGTTTTTTGACCGTCCCAAGAGGCCTTATGTTTTGTAGTGCGCCACACTCCACCAAGAAACTCATGTAGATAAACTCACAATCTGGCAGGGCAACTATGGATATAACTTCCCAAATTATGCCATGTTCAAACTTAAATACCCCAAAACTCCGTTAAGGTCTAAGCAATAAAAAACTCCTCCGGAAAACTGGATTGTTAAAGTTTATCTGGAAATCCACATATTTCTCTTAATACCCTATTTCCTACCGGGAGATGAATACGGATTATAACCAAAGTCATTGGATGTCCACGACTCATCTCCACGTTTGATAGAAAGGATTACTACCCTATTAGTCGATGTTTTACCAATGCCAACGACTATGCAATCTGAAGAAGTCGGCAAAGACGAGAATGAGATACCTGAGAAGAGAATCTCGAATGGAATTTCAGGAAGTTCGACGGTTGATCTTGTGGAAGGATTGTAGAAGAATATCTTCTGGAATTTTGACATGAGCAACCATCCATCTTTGGCAGGGCCGTAGAAAATTATATGGGGGCTCTAGGCGAAGTTAGATTAACAGGGGCCTCTGTAGGCCAGTTTTTTCTCTCCTTTGATAATCAAATGATAAAATTGGCCCAGAAAAGATGTCTAAAAAACCCGGAAAACCACCTTATCTTACAAAGATCGATATTCATGCCCTTTtcgaatcaaaatcatatgaaataACTTTATCAACTTCCAAACTGTGTTTGGACAAGCAAATTGTTGGTATAAATGTCAATAAAATTTTGCATGACATACATTAAGATATCAGTTTTCCATATCTTTTAAGTAAATCAACAAATTTTTTATTTGGATATCTTGTTTGGCAGGCAAAAACTTCAAAAGGTTTCAATTTTGCATATAAGTTTGCCCGTTAATATATGAGGACCCATATCATGCCTTGGATAACTTTCAAGTTGATATAACAAACTGTAAAATTAGTTGTTTGCCAATTGCCCAACTTGACATATATTTTTCTGAAGCACTTGCATCATATTCATACAAAACAACTAAATtgaattgttgattttctttcttttttgaggCAGCAGATTTTTAAATTCAAAGTTTTTGGAAGTGGAAACTAGATAGAAGAATTAAAAGTCAAATGGTAAAATTTACTTTGATTTCAATGGAGAAAATCATAGAAGAATTAAATGTCAAATGGTAAAATTTACTTTGATTTCAATGGCAAAAATCTAGTTCTTATTTTCTAATTATGGAAGGAGAAATCTTAGAACTTGAATATTGAAGTAAGTATAAGGACCGAAAAACAGCATAGTGGGCTAGATGGGAAATCAAACCAGAAAGAAAAAGaactaaagaaagaaaaaaaattaatcaagcaCTTAATGGGAAATAGATAGGATCTGGGGGCCCTTAAGATTTGGGGACTCTAAGCCGTCACCTAGCTGGCCTAAGCTCAGCGACAGAATCGAATTCTAGAACCTTTCAGCAATCCAGGAATTTTCATAAGGTAGCTCTCGTTGTCATGCATTGGGTTTACAAACGTAGGAGGCTTGACCGCGGACAGGAAAAACCAGCCATGGGGACATATTTGTGGTCCGCAAAAGTCCGAGTAGAAAAGGATCTTGTCAGGTTTATTGCTGACCGACAGTTTGTACTCACAGCACGTAAATGCACGTAATCTACTAGACgaagaaaatctgatatcaaccACATGATATCACAGTGGAACAtaactaagggtgcacacggtacggttcggctcggttttttgacgagaccgagtacctgtacctccctagcctcggttccaaaattttggaccggtacctgtaccttgtacctcggttccggttccaTCCAGTACCAGGTACGGTACCGGTTCCAATCGGTTCTTTTCCAGAAAGAaatatgtctttttctctgacaaTCTAAGTACATgttttttacctgtttttcaatatattaagcaATAACTCATACTTAGAACAAAGCAACAATCAATAAGTAGCTATATTActagcaaaccaaacaaacaaagtcTTGAAAACCTGAGTAGCAGTAGGCAGTAGCAATGTAGCACACAAACTGACAATCTCACAATCACACACACTAAAGTCTGGGAAATCCGAAAAAGCAACAATTAGCAGTAGGCAGTAGCCACAGacacacacactaagtcttgaaaatgagaaaatctgaaaaagaacaactagcagtgcagctagtgatgcagtagtcttgaatcttgatcttctaatccatatcagcagcacttgtggtgtcatcagtgttgataggaccaagtaacgctgccaAACAAATAATAGTAGTTAGTAACTCAATATCATCTCAGCTTGCATCACAACTCATTTAACCCATCAACATACATAACAACTCTTCATTAGACTCAATTCATTAATCAGCTAAACATCCTAGAACGATCAACATCCAGAAGACCAAACTTCAATTCATAATTAAGATGAGAACTACAAAACCACCACCAAAACAAATTAacaccctaatttctcaaattaacTACACACATCAAGATACACATTACCAGATCAATAACAAAACATGAACCCTGAATTAAGACAAGTACTAGCTTGTTATTAGCAATTCAGCTAAACTTTCAATCCAAAGATTTTGCAGCTCATACTCAAAATCAAGATAACATCTGGATCTTCTCAACATCATTCAATTGATCAATTCTCATCCAaacaaatccaaaaacaaaaccctaaccctaaaatcaCAAATTCAGTAACATAAAACAGAGCATATCATCACAATTCAATGAAACACACATCAATTAGATAAGATCTCAATCTTTCAAACATTAAACAACAAAACTAAAGCAAAACCCAGATTTTATTTAACaccctaatttcattaacaaaagtaatgaaaaatcaaaagaaaagattaagaagatagaattcttaccaaatccaagccaaatCAATCAACTCTTGCAAATCTGATGAACAAGTCTTAATTACAaatctgaaaaatcaaaagattaaaGGTAGAATTATTAGATTCAGATTCTCAGAAGATTCAGAATTATTACAAATCTCAATTacaaaaccctaggttcagttcgCTTACCCTTTGAATCAACACTTGAGATTCAAAGTAGGTTCAGTTCGCTTACAAATCTTAATTACTTACCGTTTGAATCAACACTTACCCTTTGAATCAACACTTGTAATGGAGAAGAGAAGATTGTCGCTCGTCTCTGTTAATCAACATTTGTAATGGAGAAGATTGTCGCTCGTCCCTTCTCAGACAGAGAGGAgacgaaaaaaagaagaagaagaaaatgagaagagaAACGGAAACCCTATAATGTTCGCTTATATACCCCCATCTAATCTAACGGCTAATACTGATCccttatcccctaaatctaacggctCTAATCATTCGGGAAATTCGGTCCGGTACGGCACGGTACTTGTACatgaccgtgtacctgtacccccagacctcggttcctattttttggaccggtacctgtaccttgtacctcggttcggtccaaaaccaggtacggttccaccgattCCGGTTCGGTCCATCGCTCCGGCTCGGTTCCTCTGCACCCTTAAACATAACTAACAGAGTTTATATTATCCGATTACCTTATTTATCGTCAAAAGATAATTCTCATTTACGGTTAGGAGATTATTCTCATTTATCTTGGTTGTAAACACAAGAGATATTGTTAAggttttatatatattatttccaaGGAGAACATTTCTCCTCAAGGaaattatcatcaaatccaagatGGTATCAGCCCCCTACGATCCTATTTTCTCTAAATCATTAAAATCAATGGCGAAGGAACAACTGAAGCTCACAGACATTGTTGAGGCAAATAGTTCTATGCATCTACAACAACCCGATGATGCTTTCTACATGGATACCGGTGCTACATCACACCTTACTGCTGATCCAGATAATCTACGCAACGTTTTCAATTCTAGCAATGTACGATCTATCTTAGTTGGCAATGTCAATAGTATTCCAGTTACTGCTAGTGGTACCAAGTTCATAACCTTTCGCTCTCGTACTCCTCAactcaaaaatactcttgtttTTCCCGATATTATCAAAAACTTAGTATCCTTTCGTaagttcaccactgataatcgtgTTTCTGTAGATTTTGATCcttctggtttttctgtgaaggatctGAGTTCGAGGAAGATTATCCTTCGATGTAATAGTTCTGGGTAGCTCTACCCGATCACCAACTCTGCCGTGCTACCACAAATATCGTCCCAGTCTTCCCCCATTTCTCTTGCTGTCTTTTCGCCAGATATTTGGCATAGCCGCCTTGGTCATCCCGGCAAGGCTGTTTTAGATGTTCTTCGTACCGATAATTATATTCATTGTAATAAGAATCAACATTCTAAACTTTGTCAttcatgtcaagttagtaaacatgttcgatTACCTTTTTATGAATCAAATTCCAATACTTTTGCTCCGTTTGATATCATTCACAGCTATTTATGGACCTCTCCTCTACATGTTGATACCGGTTTTCGTTCTTATCTTACTGGATGATTTCATTAACTATCTTTGGGTTTATCCTCTAAAATTTAAATCCCAAGTCTATGACAAATTTTTAGAATTTCGATCTGTTGTTCAAACACAATTTGAGCGTAAAAGCTTTCAATGCGACATGGGACGTGAATTTGACAACTCttcttttcaaaattttgctCGTACTAATGGTctaatttttctcttcttctgcccCCAAACTTCCTCTCAAAATGGCAAGGCCGAACGCATGATCCGCCGTGTCAATGATATAACCCGCACCCTTATGTCTCACGCTTCCGTTCCACCAAAATTTTGGGTTTATTCTCTCTTTATGGTTGTTTATCTTCATAATATTTTCCCCacaaaaatcctaaatttttCTTCTCCTGTGTCTATTCTCTATCAACGCCAACCAACTTATGACCATCTTCATACTTTTGGTTTTCTTTGCTATCTAAATCTCTCTTCCACAACTCCTCACAAACTTGCTCCCGCTCCACTAAATGTGTTTTTCTTGATTTTCCTCCCAACCACCGTGGATACCGCTGCCTTGACCTTTCCACGAACAAAATAATCATTTCCCGTCACGTAATTTTTGACGAGAATGTATTTCCTTTCACTAATCCTCCAACACCCGTGTCTGAAAATGATTCCTCCACTGCTTCTCCCCTTCATTCACACCATATTTCCTACGGTTCTACTCATACTACTCCGACTGTCAATAGTCCCTCACCCACTGTAAATACCTACACTCCACCTCATCGGCACCTTTACGCCTTTCCCACCGCTCCCACTCCCAATCATCTTCTACGCAGCAATCTTCCACGCCCTGCTTGCACCATCCAGCAATCTGTCCCACTCCACTCCATGTCCAGCAATCTTCCACGTCCTGCTTCCCCACTCCACAGCATCCTGCCCACTCCTCCTTTGCCCACTACTGACAATtccacttcatcttcttctttccccACTACCGACGATTCAACTTCGTCTTCCTTCTCCACTCTTCCACAAACCGTACTGCCACCTCGTACTTCTACAGCAAATCCAAATCCCACTCCTTCTCCTCACTCCACTTCACAGCAGACCATACTTCCACCTCCTGCTTCTACTACAGATCTAACTACCACTCCCAATACACCCTCAGCCACAGCACCTTCGTCTACTACCATTCCTACAGATCCCACCCGACCTATCACTCGTGCCTCTCGTGGCATTTTCCGCCCTATAAATCGTCTTAATCTTCATGTTCAAACCTTACGTCATATTTCGCCTATTCCTCGTTCTCACTTGTATGCTCTTAGGGACATAAACTGGAATGCTGCCATGAAAGATGAGTACAATGCTATGATGAAAACTAATATTTGGGAACTTGTACCATGACCACGTGATGCTCATGTTATTCGTTACATGTGGCTGTTTCGTCATAAATATAATGCTGATGGATCCCTACAGCGACACAAGGCTCGTCTTGTTGCCAATGGCAAATCTCAACAAGTTGGAGTTGACTgttttgaaacgtttagtccggttgttaaacctGCTACTATTCGTACTGTTCTCACTATTGCTACATCACGATCTTGGACCATACATCAACTAGATGTCaagaatgcttttcttcatggtgatctaACCGAGACAGTTTGCATGCATCATCCTCCAGGATTTGTTGACTCTGCTCACCCTGATTACGTATGTAGATTACGTAGATCTCTCTATGGCCTCAAGCAGGCTCCCAGGGCATGGTTTAAGAGGTTTGCCAAGtttatcacaggttgtggtttCCGTGGTAGTGTATGTGATCCCTCACTTTTTGTTTATCAATCAGGATCCGAAACAGCATACTTActtttatatgttgatgacattattttgactgcctctactgatgctctccTGTGCCGCTTCATTGATTTGATGAAGAGAGAGTTTGCTATGTCTGACCTTGGCCCACTACATCATTTTCTGGGTATCACTTTACTCGTTCATCCTCATGATTATTTTTGTCTCAGTCCTTATATGCACAGGATATCATCGCCCGTGCCACCATGAAAAAATGTAATCCAGTGGCTACTCCAGTCGACACCGATTTGAAGCTCAGTGCAACCTCTGGTCCGCCATTTTCGGATCCCACTCTATATAGAAGCCTAGCAGGTGCTCTTCAGTACC encodes:
- the LOC113352797 gene encoding uncharacterized protein LOC113352797 translates to MSSKTASDMQYHAKRLSKDGVLRHPCDAETWKTFDMKHPTFATDPRNVRLALATDGMNPFGNMLHPHSTWPVVLINYNLPPRLCMKEENFILAMIIHGPKSPGNDIDVYLQPLIEESKELWDEGVETYDISKKENFKCRAALLGIISDFPALDMLFGWSTKGEFACPCCGPDRCSERLSNGDKYCYRRYLPAGHHWCHQKSAFNGEKELREPPHLMNGDEIDQQLTHFRQVQFGKNAKQTGLTETTPATFEHNWKKKSIFHEFPYLSSIICFHNVDVMHVEKNICETVLGTVMNVEGKTKDNLKARSDLMDWGLRPELHLRQEGDKVVVPTASFAMSPKEKESFCRTLKDIKVPDGYSSNISRCVNVKDRKIMGLKSHDYHVLMEYLLPIALHGHLYGYILEALSGLCMFFKVLCTRVLKIEDLDKLQDRIAITLCKLERIFPPSFFVVMMHLPIHLPQQAKDAGPVQYRWMYPIERYMRKLKSFVRNKACLEGSMAEAYLIDECITFCTRYLNSVVTKFNKLERNDDDEAPQPDDRFIVFKQFGSPLGAETWGQLTDTVVVNYVKHCTCREHKGELRSRGLRDAEIYQLHKDGQVSDKLYSLSQGPAKECLSYNGYIINGFRFHTREWESRRKSQNSGLCVHREDEGVAEDENDFYGVVNNIIEARYVGQLRVLLFKCDWRTIAGTDEFGFTSVHMSRRYYVNEPFILASQAQQVFYIKDVYNQQKEVVIKTQPRRSFNIPEIDSVGETEIETSSASEAYQEWHSIYSIKDLRGEPFKLINYEYV